The proteins below come from a single Metarhizium brunneum chromosome 1, complete sequence genomic window:
- the tropI_0 gene encoding Hydrolase tropI: MTLPATPSLAYRSHNYLYYAALDLTMKAFSYLLAASSIGALASATECAVADAPTVAHQGDAVGSIEEHNGVNMYITTPEKMQATTKPGIAVLYLTDVFGIQLLENKLLVDSFARAGYMTVAPDMFNGTPAPSDLNDPSFNTTAFLELHSPNATDPIVESAISHIRGTLGIDRIATAGYCFGGRYALRFLSGCDGADLAFAAHPSLLEDGEISGITGPASVAAADGDELMPPERRSQIEAILLQTGQPYQLSLYGGTGHGFAVRANISNPVEKFGKEAAFVQATRWFDTWGQ; the protein is encoded by the exons ATGACGCTGCCGGCGACACCAAGCTTAGCATACCGCAGCCACAACTATCTCTATTACGCCGCACTCGACCTCACTATGAAGGCTTTCAGTTACTTACTCGCCGCGTCAAGCATTGGCGCCTTGGCCTCAGCAACCGAGTGTGCAGTTGCAGATGCCCCAACAGTCGCCCACCAAGGCGACGCTGTCGGGTCTATAGAAGAACACAATGGGG TCAACATGTATATTACAACCCCGGAAAAGATGCAAGCGACAACCAAGCCTGGCATCGCTGTCCTATATTTAACCGACGTATTCGGAATACAACTTCTTGAGAACAAACT CCTCGTGGACAGCTTTGCCCGAGCTGGATACATGACTGTTGCTCCCGACATGTTCAACGGCACTCCGGCACCCAGCGATCTAAACGACCCCAGCTTTAACACGACGGCATTCCTTGAACTGCATTCACCCAACGCAACAGACCCCATTGTTGAATCAGCCATCAGCCATATACGTGGGACTCTTGGCATTGATCGGATCGCCACCGCTGGCTATTGTTTCGGCGGTAGGTACGCCTTGCGCTTCCTCAGCGGCTGTGACGGCGCCGACCTAGCTTTTGCCGCCCACCCGAGTTTACTCGAGGATGGCGAAATCTCTGGCATTACTGGCCCAGCTAGTGTCGCTGCTGCCG ACGGGGATGAATTGATGCCTCCTGAAAGACGAAGTCAGATAGAGGCGATTTTACTGCAAACAGGGCAGCCGTATCAATTGTCTCTGTATGGTGGCACGGGCCATGGCTTTGCGGTGCGAGCCAACATATCTAACCCAGTGGAGAAGTTTGGGAAAGAAGCTGCATTTGTACAAGCTACAAGGTGGTTCGATACTTGGGGTCAATAA
- the CTB6 gene encoding Ketoreductase CTB6, with protein sequence MTGDIVLLTGATGMIGFKTLVELLENGYTVRAAVRNQAGFDRISSLPSLQKYKPPQLTSFIVPDITVPGAYDEAVKGAKYIVHVASPIPDNSGQDHETSLIRPAIQGTVGILESALKATGIKRVVITASVASIASSARMATGEVINENTLDVETQPPFADDLAAYAASKALAYQATRDFVSAHKPPFDVINIMPVFVFGRDETVTEAGSIAKGTNGILIGPLLGHAGGYPLRGASVHVDDVARIHVLALDPKVPGNQDFLAAAAEAGGVDSARSFEIVKRRYPGEYADGVFKFDGGAEPSATGARVDGTKATRVLGVQYKTFEEQVVSVVDHFLELTGRK encoded by the exons ATGACTGGAGATATCGTCCTG TTGACCGGCGCCACCGGCATGATCGGCTTCAAAAccctcgtcgagctcctcgaaAACGGGTACACGGTTCGCGCGGCCGTCCGCAACCAGGCCGGCTTCGACAGGATCTCCTCCCTGCCCTCTCTGCAAAAGTACAAGCCCCCACAACTCACCAGCTTCATCGTCCCCGACATCACCGTCCCCGGGGCCTACGACGAAGCCGTCAAGGGAGCAAAGTACATTGTGCACGTCGCGTCTCCGATACCAGACAACAGCGGACAAGACCATGAAACCTCCCTCATCCGGCCCGCCATCCAGGGCACCGTGGGAATACTCGAGTCCGCGCTCAAGGCGACAGGGATCAAACGGGTGGTAATCACAGCCAGCGTGGCATCGATTGCGAGCAGCGCCCGAATGGCAACCGGCGAGGTCATCAACG AAAATACCCTCGACGTTGAGACGCAGCCTCCATTCGCAGACGACTTGGCCGCCTACGCCGCCTCCAAGGCCCTCGCGTACCAGGCCACCAGGGACTTTGTATCCGCGCACAAGCCGCCCTTTGACGTGATCAACATCATGCCCGTGTTCGTGTTTGGCCGCGACGAGACCGTCACGGAAGCGGGCTCCATTGCCAAGGGGACCAAcggcatcctcatcggcCCTCTTCTCGGCCACGCGGGCGGATACCCCCTTCGCGGGGCGAGCGTGCACGTCGACGACGTTGCGAGGATACATGTGCTCGCGCTGGATCCCAAAGTCCCGGGGAACCAGGACTTCCTGGCTGCCGCGGCGGAGGCCGGGGGCGTCGACTCTGCCCGGTCGTTTGAGATTGTCAAGAGGCGGTACCCGGGGGAGTATGCGGACGGCGTGTTCAAgtttgacggcggcgcggaGCCGTCTGCCACGGGGGCCAGGGTGGACGGCACAAAGGCTACTAGGGTCCTGGGGGTTCAGTACAAGACGTTTGAGGAGCAGGTTGTTTCTGTTGTGGATCACTTTTTGGAGCTCACTGGCAGAAAGTAA